GCCCGCAACCGCCCCGCCGGCGGCCGCCACCCCTCCAGCCGCCGGGCGATCCGCTCCAGGGTCAACTCCGGCCGCAGCCGCCGGGCCACGGTGGCGGCCAACGCCATATTCTCCGCCAGGGCGGTGGAGGGGAGCGGCAGATCGAGCGCCGCCTGCCCATCGCCCTGGCACAGCAGCAGCCGGCCGCCGCGCAATACCGCCTGCACCGCCGAGACATCCTCCGCCTGCAGCATCGCCCCCTCGGTCCGCACGCCGGCGTGATCGAGCAAGGCGGCCACGCCCCGCCCGAGGAAAAGATCGGGGCACCCCCGCTGCAGCATGATCCCCTTCTCGCGGACGATCTCCTCCAGCGTACCCAGCCCGGCGCTGTGGCCAGAGGAGATCGCCGGCACCACCACCAGGTCGGGCGCCACCATCGCAGCCAGCTCGGCCATCTCCCCCCGTTCGCTGATGCCGCACTCGACCACCGCCGCCTGCGCCGCCCGCGGGATGGCCAGCAGGGTGAGCGGCGTGCCGATCAGGTTGTTGCGGTTGCCCTCGGTCTGGTGGACCCGCCACGGGTCGATGGAGAGCAGATGGGCGAGCAGCGTACGCACGGTGGTCTTGCCCTGCGAGCCGACCACCGCGATCACCCGCTCCACCCGGCAGTCACGACGGTGGCGGGCGGCCAGCGCCCGCAAGGCGGACGCACCCTCCTCGACCAGCAGTTGCGGCACGGGAAGCATGCGCCACCCCTCCGCCCGGTCGCGCGCGCCTATCAGGGCGGAAGCGCGGCCGACGACGTCGGCGGCGTAGCGATGGCCGTCGTGGTTGGGGCCACAGAGCGCGACGAAGGCCTCCCCCGGGCGCAGCCGGCGGCTGTCGATCGAGAAGCCCGCCACCTCCGGCGGCGGCGTGCCGCGCCACACCCCGCCGGTCGCCTCGGCCATGGCCCGTGCGCTCATGCCCACCGCCGCTCCGGCGGCTGGCGCAACAGCGCGCGCACGCAGTCGGCATCGCTCCACGGCTGGCGCACGCCGTCGCGTTCGATGTACGACTCATGCCCCTTGCCGGCGATCAGCAGCAGATCCTCCGGCCCCTTGGCGCGCAGCGCATCGGCGATCGCCGCCCCCCGGTCGATCTCGATCCGGCAGGGGCAGCGCCCGGCGACACCGGCGGCGATCTCCTCGGCGATCGCCCGCGCATCCTCGTCGCGCGGGTTGTCCTCGGTGATCCAGAGGGCATCGGCACCGCAGGCGGCGATCTCCCCCATCCGCGCCCGCTTGGCCCGGTCGCGCCCGCCACCGCAGCCGAAGAGCAGCAGCAGCCGACCGCGACAGAGCGGGCGGGCGGAGGCGAGCAGCGCGGCCAGCGCCTCCGGGGTGTGGGCGTAGTCGATGTAGACCCCCGCCGCCACCTGCTCCATCCGCCCGGTCGGCGTCGGCATCGAGGAGAGCAGCGCCGGCAGATCGTCGAGCCCGGCGAGGCCGCCGAACCAGAGCAGTGCGGCGGCCGCCGCCAGGTTCTCGTGGTGGAAGGCGGCCGGCGGCACATCCTCGACCACCACCGACCCTTCCGCCACGGCAAGGCAGAGCCGCCGGCCATCCTCCACCGACCAGGCCAGCGTATCGGGCGCCGCCGCGCCGCCCTCATCCCGCCGATACCAGCAGGCCCCCTCCAGCCGGCCGAGCTCCTCCACCACCACCGGATGGTCGCCGTTGCCCACCACACGGCCGCCGCCGGCAGCCACCTGCTGCATGAAGCGGCACTTGAGCGCGCGGTAGCGTTCGCTCCCGCCGTGCTCCTCGAGATGGTCACGGCCGAGGTTGCTCCAGAGCGCCGCGGAAAAGGGGATCCCTGCGATGCGCTGCTGCGCCACACCGTGGGAGGAGACCTCACAGACCAGCGCGCCGACCCCGGCGCGCCCCGCATCGGCCCGCACCCCGTGGAGGGTCAACAACGACGGCGTGGTGTTGTCCAGCGGGAGGCAGTCGTCCGCGGCGCGCATCCAGCCCAGCGTGCCGAGCGACCAGGCCGAGCCGAGCTTGCGGGCCAGCGCATGGCGCACCATCCAGACGATGCTGCTCTTGCCGTCGGTGCCGGTCACCCCGATGCATC
The window above is part of the Zetaproteobacteria bacterium genome. Proteins encoded here:
- the murE gene encoding UDP-N-acetylmuramyl-tripeptide synthetase → MSEPAAAASALLPGFAGGTLHHLRLDRPVPFDVEGRRVAVAAICDDSRAVTQGALFLLLPSACTGYEEGRVRRYCAEARARGAGCLVTVGLDLLLEPGMPHLALASMEQAGALLGRLLGTRDRPPRCIGVTGTDGKSSIVWMVRHALARKLGSAWSLGTLGWMRAADDCLPLDNTTPSLLTLHGVRADAGRAGVGALVCEVSSHGVAQQRIAGIPFSAALWSNLGRDHLEEHGGSERYRALKCRFMQQVAAGGGRVVGNGDHPVVVEELGRLEGACWYRRDEGGAAAPDTLAWSVEDGRRLCLAVAEGSVVVEDVPPAAFHHENLAAAAALLWFGGLAGLDDLPALLSSMPTPTGRMEQVAAGVYIDYAHTPEALAALLASARPLCRGRLLLLFGCGGGRDRAKRARMGEIAACGADALWITEDNPRDEDARAIAEEIAAGVAGRCPCRIEIDRGAAIADALRAKGPEDLLLIAGKGHESYIERDGVRQPWSDADCVRALLRQPPERRWA
- a CDS encoding UDP-N-acetylmuramoyl-tripeptide--D-alanyl-D-alanine ligase — its product is MGMSARAMAEATGGVWRGTPPPEVAGFSIDSRRLRPGEAFVALCGPNHDGHRYAADVVGRASALIGARDRAEGWRMLPVPQLLVEEGASALRALAARHRRDCRVERVIAVVGSQGKTTVRTLLAHLLSIDPWRVHQTEGNRNNLIGTPLTLLAIPRAAQAAVVECGISERGEMAELAAMVAPDLVVVPAISSGHSAGLGTLEEIVREKGIMLQRGCPDLFLGRGVAALLDHAGVRTEGAMLQAEDVSAVQAVLRGGRLLLCQGDGQAALDLPLPSTALAENMALAATVARRLRPELTLERIARRLEGWRPPAGRLRAMRGLGGARIIDDSYNANPASMAAALALLAALPGRRIAVLGEMAELGDDSAAAHAALPLAGIDRVLLFGAEMAPLAGRWPQAEWFAAFADLADAVGQMARGLGPDDSVLLKGSRCNRLERLLPLLAPEGADAL